TTACAGATTATTATAACTACAATGATACTGTTTTTGATTACGATTGCTGTAGTGGCAGCAGCTGCCACCTGAGAGGTGAAAAGAGAATGGATTTGCTCTATGAATGGATTCAGAATCTGGTCTGTTATCTGGTTATATTTACTGCTGTTTTGGAAGTGCTGCCGGGAAAAGAGTATAAAAAATATATTCAGTTTTTTGCAGGGCTTGTGCTTATCCTACTTTTGGTAACACCGATTTTAAAAGTGACAGGAATGGAACAAAATTTTTGGGAGATATATAATAATCGAGAGTATGAGCAGGAGAAAAGAGAGTTGCTGGAAAAAGATAATTATTTTGAAAATATAGATATTATAGATTTTCTTCCGGAGGATTGGGAAAATGGAGAGGAAATGGAAACAGATTCTGGAACAATGGAAAGATAATTTAAGTAGAAAAAACCAGTTACTGCTGATATTTCTTGTGGGAATTTTACTGTTGGTTGTTGCATTTCCTGTATCAAAAAAAGATTCGAAAGCAGAGAAAACGATACAAGAGACAAGTTCTGTAAGAAATGTGCAGACAAATCTGGAAAATTATGAGGAGTATCTGGAAAAACGTCTGACAAATGCTCTGGAATCAGTAGATGGGGTTGGAAGAACAGAAATTGTTATTACCTTAAAATCATCTGGGCAGAAAATCGTGGAAAAAGATCAAAGTATAAACAATCAGTCTGATTCAAACACAAATGAGGCGGGGATAACAAACAGTTCTGAAACAAAAAGTTCAGATGGAACCAGTATTTATGAGCGTCAGTCAGATGGGACAGAAATTCCATATGTGAGTAAGGAACTGACTCCGGAAATAGCAGGAGTGCTTGTTGTGGCAGATGGTGGAGATAATGCTGTTGTAGTGAAGAATATTACAGACGCAATCCGGGCATTATTTGGAGTGGAAGCGCATAAGATTAAAATAATGAAACGGACAGATACATAAGGGAGGTTTTACATGAAACAAATATTCAAAAAGAACCAAATTATTATTACTACGCTGGCTGTTATGATTGCAATTGCCGGATATTTGAATTATTCAGGGAAACTATTTGGAGAAACGAAAAGTGGAACGGAAGAGACAAATGCAGATATGGCAAATAAGGAACTTTTGGATATTTCGGAGGATGATCTTGGAAACAATGAAATCGCAAGCAATGATTCGGATGTGGAAGGAACCCCAGGCGAGGCAGTTTTGACAAGCGGAAGCATGGAATCCACTGTGGCACAGGCTAAAATATCACGCGAACAAGTGCGTTCAGAAAATAAAGAGATGCTACAGTCGATCATTGACAGTACTACAGTCAGTGAAGAAGAAAAACAAGATGCGATTGCACAGATGCTGAAAATGACGGAATTATCTGAACAAGAGATGGCGATAGAAACATTGATGTCATCAAAAGGTTTTTCGGATGCAGTCGTTAATCTTACAGAAGATTCGGCAGATATTGTT
This Ruminococcus hominis DNA region includes the following protein-coding sequences:
- a CDS encoding stage III sporulation protein AF; translated protein: MDLLYEWIQNLVCYLVIFTAVLEVLPGKEYKKYIQFFAGLVLILLLVTPILKVTGMEQNFWEIYNNREYEQEKRELLEKDNYFENIDIIDFLPEDWENGEEMETDSGTMER
- a CDS encoding stage III sporulation protein AG translates to MERKWKQILEQWKDNLSRKNQLLLIFLVGILLLVVAFPVSKKDSKAEKTIQETSSVRNVQTNLENYEEYLEKRLTNALESVDGVGRTEIVITLKSSGQKIVEKDQSINNQSDSNTNEAGITNSSETKSSDGTSIYERQSDGTEIPYVSKELTPEIAGVLVVADGGDNAVVVKNITDAIRALFGVEAHKIKIMKRTDT
- a CDS encoding SpoIIIAH-like family protein, whose translation is MKQIFKKNQIIITTLAVMIAIAGYLNYSGKLFGETKSGTEETNADMANKELLDISEDDLGNNEIASNDSDVEGTPGEAVLTSGSMESTVAQAKISREQVRSENKEMLQSIIDSTTVSEEEKQDAIAQMLKMTELSEQEMAIETLMSSKGFSDAVVNLTEDSADIVVNAAELTDANRAQIEDIVTRKTEIAPENIVISPIHASE